In the genome of Brachypodium distachyon strain Bd21 chromosome 3, Brachypodium_distachyon_v3.0, whole genome shotgun sequence, the window TgtattatatatttatttaacAACGTCAATCGTAATATCAAGAAAGTACGGACAATAGAGAACTAATCACTTCACGCCATTATATAGCCATTTTATGACGCAAGTAAAAAATGTTACCAATTGAAAAGGTTGCCTTACATGCCTGCACACAGGAAATATTTTGTGTAATTTACTCCGAAGATGAGAGTTTTGCTGCAGTACTGTATACCAAGCTGAAAATAAACGCTTACCATAATTTTGATATTTCTCCGAGAATCGATAGAAAGCTTTCACAATAGAACCATATTTCATCGATTTCAATGAACCCATATGCCTACACAACAAAAATTTGAGATACTTAGTAGTACATTAGAATGTACAATAAGAATAAAGTAAAGAACACAAATAGTAACCCCTTAGGTGCAATAATTTTTGCATTTGACTTCAGCAAGTTCATTAAACTTGCTTACCATGGAAACTATAGTGGGGATTATAAGATGGTATGGGGGCACGGGGGGACTTACACAATCTCTGTATACCGTAATCTCCACGCAGGAAATCCTAAATGACATCTAACAGGACCGTACACAAGAAGAAGATCAGGTTCTGCTCCACCACTACCTAATGGGAAGACGGGAAGAGTAAGTGCCCATCCAGAATTGCAATGTAGAAATGTCTAATAAATGTTAAATGAATATTACCGAGAGGAAATAATTTTTCAAACATACCAGCTGCTCTCAGTGCACAAGCCATGTCAGCCTCTGTAAATATGATGTCACTTTTGGCAGATCCATGAGTAGCGCAATTGCAGAAATCTGAGTACATTAAGTTTGCAGCTTTTGCAATGCCTTCCTTGCCATCAGAACCAGAAAGACACTCTACAGCCATCCCTCCGTGACTAAAGTGCGAAGCTTCCATGTTTGCACTGACATTCTGCAAGCACACGAGAATGAATACGATTATAAGAGTGATGGATATACCAATTAGGCAGTTAAAGAATTGACAATCACCTTAGTCCATATTTTAGACAGCAAATTGACACAATAGAATTCCTGATATGCAACTTACTATAGAATTCCTTGAATTCCTGTCTCTTGAGGCTTTTATACCAGGCTCAAGCAATTTCTTCAGTACTCCTGTAGAGTACTGTCACAGGTCAGGCGTATCACTCTGAACCATAGATTGTGCATAAAACAATATTGCAAAGGAATAGAAACATGGTAACTTGGAATCAATTTGCATTGTTATGTTGTTTAAAAAAAGACCTGGTATATTTGAAGTCATgttctattttatttgttaTTGGAGGTTGGAAGGTTCCAACTTCATTACTTTATTCCCTTTCAGTATTTAGTGCACAATTcaaattaatttaatgaaAATACATAAAGCTATTCCTTTATGGTACATATTTATTGAGATGGCTTGAAAAGCAATCCAGAAGACAAGCTGTTATAGGTAGAGCCGTGGAGGATAGGCCAACAAGACAAAATTCAGACTTGAAAACAACGAGATCCTATATACTGAAATGCGGAAGCATGTAACTATATTTTTCATTATCAGACCTTCAACGTCATAGAGAATTACGTTCTTAACACCGATAGTTGATAACCACCACAAAAGCTGCTTGACCTTCAAAATATTATTTGCTTCTCTGCTATCTACTACGACGCCCAAGTACTTGAGTTTCTCAAGACGAAGATTTCGGAACTTGGGCAGCAACTCAGATGAAATGAGGTAGCATTCTAGATTATTACACAGATGAGACCATAAATTGAAGAGGCTGATCACCAAGTGGATGAGGTACCATAGAAACCCTAAGATGAGCTTTACCATCATGGATGATCAAGATATCTGCATTGGCCAAAGTACGTAACCTTTTTATACACCTGTCTTATATTTTGACATAACATCAAATGAGAAATGAGTAACATGATTAGTTGCCTCCTGCAATTCTACCAGATGGAGGTCATGAAATAGGAATTGTGGGATCATCAAGTAGCAGATAGCATGTGTTATAGTTTCCCAAAGACTATGAAAGGAAAAGGAATATACTGATTCCCATGAATCACCTAGATTTGTAGCGAATAATGCACATAAACCACACCAGTGACCTTTCTCACTGGTTCATTGCTTAAAACATGCTTCGTTGTACAACCTAgccgggcggaggacccagtagcgTAAGGTAGGTCGGCCGCCATACCTTGATTTTTTGCCTCAGATACGAATTGGGGgggattaaggagatgaaacagGGAGCTAAAGGGCAGAATtggttcgtggggtgatgggaggataaacggtcgggagcgagcgAGAAAATAGATGGGGAGATcaaccagcggcggcggcggcggcgcttgagctacgcgaggaggaagacgctCGAGGGGCTAGGGggctcggcagcgagatgggccagaaggaggaaggagggaaacaggaaaaggaaaaaaggggTGAGATAGAGTCCAGAGATAGATGGGCTCCGGGCCTCCGGCTTTGGAAGTTAAGTGCGGAGTATCAGAAAATCACAATATTTGGACCTTTTCAGTTAATCACAAGCTTTTTCCTTGGAAACAGCCATCATCACAATTTTATTGATTGTTTAAAATAATTACGTCATTTTTTTTACGTCATTTATTATTAGAGAAGATCACAATTATCCCTCCAAATAGCTAGCATATGAGTCGCTCCCGCTCAAATTTggactaaaacaacaacaaaaattagGAACGAGACGAGTACAATGTTACTTTCTCTAGGATTACATGATTGAATCTACGGAATAGTTCATAACATTCCGAGTAGATAGCGGCAGCCACGCCTACCGAGATGCCGCCATCCCACGTAAGTTGTGAAACCAATAGCGTCAGCAGGCCTTGCGAAATTATGGTTTATTATGACAGATTAGTACAAAAATTATGGTTAAGTGAGAAAAAAATCCATAAGTCTGGTTTTCTGATACTAAACCTCCAAATGTAAGGGTTCCTAGACATTTActcttacattttttttaatgaaatttcCCATATTGACATGTTATTACATGAATAGCATCCAAATCTGGAGGAACGCAAGCAATAGTTCGATGATTGAATGAAATTTCACAGATTGACATTTTATGACATGATTAGCACCCACaatattttttccttctaaTTTGTGAAGCTAAATGCCTCTAGCGATAATGTTTGCGCCTG includes:
- the LOC100834321 gene encoding uncharacterized protein LOC100834321 isoform X3; translated protein: MMVKLILGFLWYLIHLVISLFNLWSHLCNNLECYLISSELLPKFRNLRLEKLKYLGVVVDSREANNILKVKQLLWWLSTIGVKNVILYDVEGVLKKLLEPGIKASRDRNSRNSINVSANMEASHFSHGGMAVECLSGSDGKEGIAKAANLMYSDFCNCATHGSAKSDIIFTEADMACALRAAGMFEKLFPLVVEQNLIFFLCTVLLDVI
- the LOC100834321 gene encoding uncharacterized protein LOC100834321 isoform X4 — protein: MMVKLILGFLWYLIHLVISLFNLWSHLCNNLECYLISSELLPKFRNLRLEKLKYLGVVVDSREANNILKVKQLLWWLSTIGVKNVILYDVEGVLKKLLEPGIKASRDRNSRNSINVSANMEASHFSHGGMAVECLSGSDGKEGIAKAANLMYSDFCNCATHGSAKSDIIFTEADMACALRAAVVEQNLIFFLCTVLLDVI
- the LOC100834321 gene encoding dehydrodolichyl diphosphate synthase complex subunit NUS1 isoform X1 — encoded protein: MMVKLILGFLWYLIHLVISLFNLWSHLCNNLECYLISSELLPKFRNLRLEKLKYLGVVVDSREANNILKVKQLLWWLSTIGVKNVILYDVEGVLKKLLEPGIKASRDRNSRNSINVSANMEASHFSHGGMAVECLSGSDGKEGIAKAANLMYSDFCNCATHGSAKSDIIFTEADMACALRAAGSGGAEPDLLLVYGPVRCHLGFPAWRLRYTEIVHMGSLKSMKYGSIVKAFYRFSEKYQNYGK
- the LOC100834321 gene encoding dehydrodolichyl diphosphate synthase complex subunit NUS1 isoform X2 codes for the protein MMVKLILGFLWYLIHLVISLFNLWSHLCNNLECYLISSELLPKFRNLRLEKLKYLGVVVDSREANNILKVKQLLWWLSTIGVKNVILYDVEGVLKKLLEPGIKASRDRNSRNSINVSANMEASHFSHGGMAVECLSGSDGKEGIAKAANLMYSDFCNCATHGSAKSDIIFTEADMACALRAAGSGGAEPDLLLVYGPVRCHLGFPAWRLRYTEIVHMGSLKSMKYGSIVKAFYRFSEKYQNYGM